One genomic segment of Helianthus annuus cultivar XRQ/B chromosome 14, HanXRQr2.0-SUNRISE, whole genome shotgun sequence includes these proteins:
- the LOC118486466 gene encoding secreted RxLR effector protein 161-like, whose protein sequence is MENSKKGGVPMTKGTVLDKSQAPSEDREIKQMEGVPYASAIGSIMYAMVCTRPDVSYALSMTSRYQQNPGVAHWTAVKNILKYLRRTKDMFLIFGGVNEELTVKCYTDASFQTDRDTSRSQTGFVFTLNGGAVSWKSSKQSVVADSTTESEYIAASDAAKEAAWMKKFITDLDMVPSIMKPIQIFCDNTGAIAQAKEPRSHHKAKHILRKFHYIREIVERGDIVISKIDTDQNLADPFTKPMTQEKHDRHMDAIGLRFASEMF, encoded by the coding sequence atggaaaactccaagaaaggaggTGTTCCAATGACTAAAGGAACCGTTTTGGACAAATCGCAAGCTCCCTCTGAGGACCGAGAGATAAAGCAAATGGAAGGAGTTCCATATGCTTCAGCGATTGGTTCTATCATGTATGCTATGGTATGTACTCGACCAGACGTCTCGTATGCTTTGAGCATGACCAGCCGTTACCAGCAGAACCCTGGGGTTGCCCACTGGACTGCAGTTAAGAACATCCTTAAGTACTTGAGAAGGACAAAAGATATGTTCTTGATATTTGGAGGAGTCAATGAGGAGCTCACTGTAAAATGTTACACTGATGCTAGTTTTCAAACTGATCGAGATACCTCTCGCTCACAAACGGGTTTCGTGTTCACTCTCAACGGAGGAGCTGTCTCATGGAAAAGCTCCAAGCAGAGTGTTGTAGCTGATTCTACCACGGAATCTGAGTACATTGCCGCATCAGATGCCGCAAAGGAAGCTGCTTGGATGAAGAAGTTCATAACCGATCTCGATATGGTTCCAAGTATCATGAAACCCATCCAGATATTTTGTGATAACACAGGTGCTATTGCTCAAGCCAAGGAGCCTAGATCACATCACAAAGCCAAGCACATTTTGAGAAAATTTCACTACATACGTGAGATTGTGGAACGTGGAGACATCGTTATAAGCAAAATTGACACAGATCAAAACTTAGCTGACCCATTTACTAAGCCAATGACTCAAGAGAAACATGACCGTCATATGGATGCTATTGGGCTTAGATTCGCTAGTGAaatgttttga